Proteins encoded together in one Hevea brasiliensis isolate MT/VB/25A 57/8 unplaced genomic scaffold, ASM3005281v1 Scaf584, whole genome shotgun sequence window:
- the LOC131177563 gene encoding auxin-responsive protein IAA30-like, whose amino-acid sequence MGRGGSTSSSSSLESSNYPALTSRSSSLYQQNRDLSTDLRLGLSISTSQQGNPSIPSESDWPPIKPILKKALAAEENECDSATFFVKVYMEGIPIGRKLDLLAHDGYHDLIRTLNHMFNTSILWAEMDGDEHSEQNHVLTYEDKEGDWLIVGDVPWEMFLSSVRRLKITRADI is encoded by the exons ATGGGTAGAGGAGGCTCTACTAGTTCTTCATCCTCGCTTGAAAGCAGCAATTACCCAGCTCTTACAAGTAGGTCGTCTTCTCTCTATCAGCAAAATCGTGACCTTAGCACAGATCTTAGGCTTGGACTTAGCATTTCAACTTCTCAACAAGGCAATCCTTCTATACCAAG TGAGTCCGATTGGCCACCTATCAAGCCTATTCTAAAGAAGGCATTAGCAGCAGAAGAAAATGAGTGCGATAGTGCTACCTTCTTTGTCAAGGTTTACATGGAAGGCATTCCAATTGGCAGAAAACTGGACCTATTAGCCCATGATGGTTACCATGACTTGATAAGGACTCTTAATCATATGTTCAACACTAGCATTCTCT GGGCTGAAATGGATGGAGATGAACATTCAGAGCAGAACCATGTGTTAACATATGAAGACAAAGAAGGAGATTGGTTGATAGTTGGGGACGTACCATGGGa GATGTTCTTATCCTCTGTGAGGAGATTGAAGATCACAAGGGCAGATATCTAA